A window of the Streptomyces sp. HUAS 15-9 genome harbors these coding sequences:
- a CDS encoding MAB_1171c family putative transporter, producing the protein MRWDIAGSFLGYAIPAVLLFVAFVMKLPLLRRAWRDPILRATALLLGIGAVVFASLPPDNLHRINTVTGVPNFAGVWVYSLLSAYCGACLWLIIVWREPPSAARSRRTRMVWVSYSVIILGLWVTFFLGDHSVERLRDLDVYYANTPWMVEHSMLYLVAHMVSAVVAASILWAWFKELANQKWLRRAVICLQVAYALGLIFDIAKVVAIGARWSGRNLDWLSTYVAPPFAIAEALLVAVGFIGGQVGPLAEDRWNMWRTHQRLAPLWALMQTVSDAPAPATGRVSGTELQLEHRKARINDGLLELAPHLSRSRREQACRDALVEGFPEAESRAIAGAVDILVAISLLRTASDLAAPPPRHEAPDQPVSDRVRPDSELVAISHALRAHSATIDTLRRQAAATEGVTSHV; encoded by the coding sequence ATGCGCTGGGACATCGCCGGATCCTTCCTCGGCTATGCCATCCCGGCCGTGCTGCTCTTCGTGGCCTTCGTGATGAAACTCCCGCTCCTGCGGCGCGCCTGGCGCGACCCGATCCTGCGGGCCACTGCCCTGCTGCTCGGCATCGGCGCCGTAGTCTTCGCCTCCCTGCCGCCCGACAACCTGCACCGCATCAACACGGTCACCGGTGTGCCCAACTTCGCCGGCGTATGGGTCTACTCCCTGCTCAGTGCCTACTGCGGAGCATGCCTGTGGCTCATCATCGTCTGGCGGGAACCGCCCTCCGCGGCCCGCAGCAGGCGCACCCGGATGGTCTGGGTCTCGTACAGCGTCATCATCCTCGGTCTGTGGGTGACCTTCTTCCTCGGCGACCACAGCGTCGAACGCCTTCGGGATCTCGACGTCTACTACGCCAACACCCCGTGGATGGTCGAGCACTCGATGCTCTACCTCGTGGCCCACATGGTGTCGGCTGTCGTCGCCGCTTCCATTCTGTGGGCCTGGTTCAAGGAACTCGCGAACCAGAAGTGGCTGCGCCGTGCGGTGATCTGCCTCCAGGTGGCGTACGCGCTCGGGCTGATCTTCGACATCGCGAAGGTCGTGGCCATCGGCGCACGGTGGAGCGGACGGAACCTCGACTGGCTGTCCACCTATGTGGCTCCGCCCTTCGCCATCGCCGAAGCGCTCCTCGTGGCGGTGGGCTTCATCGGCGGCCAGGTCGGCCCGCTGGCGGAGGACCGCTGGAACATGTGGCGCACCCATCAGCGTCTGGCACCGCTGTGGGCGCTGATGCAGACGGTGAGTGACGCACCGGCCCCGGCCACCGGACGGGTCAGCGGGACGGAACTCCAACTGGAGCACCGCAAGGCACGCATCAACGACGGTCTGCTCGAGCTGGCCCCGCACCTGAGCCGTTCCCGACGCGAACAGGCCTGCCGCGACGCTCTCGTCGAAGGCTTCCCCGAGGCCGAGTCCCGGGCCATCGCCGGTGCCGTCGACATCCTCGTCGCCATCAGCCTCCTGAGGACGGCCTCGGACCTCGCTGCCCCGCCGCCCCGGCATGAGGCACCCGACCAGCCGGTGAGCGACCGCGTGCGGCCCGACAGCGAGTTGGTCGCCATCTCACACGCATTACGGGCCCACTCGGCCACGATCGACACACTCCGCCGGCAGGCGGCCGCGACAGAAGGCGTCACTTCCCATGTCTGA
- a CDS encoding pyridine nucleotide-disulfide oxidoreductase: protein MSERPSNRHRSAIVIGGSTTGMLAASVLSTRFDEVTVIESDKLPAGVEHRKGLPQAHHAHLLWSGGVAALEELLPTITDILVARGARLVNVMTDLVSKAPSGQWFRRFNNSRHHMITCSRDLLDAAIRDHVLPKPRITLIEGTRVHGLTGEKNHISGVRLSADSGMSTLGADLVIDAGGRGSQAHKWLRDLGHPPVVEREVDAGVVYASRLYRAPGTTAELPYPIVNVQADPRSAPGRGGVIVPIEGGRWMVTLSGTRGGEPTDAPDEFLEFALTGLQDPIIGQLLRGATPITDPVTTRSTRNRRRYYEDSPGWPEGFAVLGDAIAGYNPVYGHGLTVAAQSVIAMRKVLDRHGPVSQGNGRRIQRAAARPVANAWNLAVGQDAYYPGAAPNPPTAIERALSAYVDRAVAAGAENPHALRALLDVMSLKTPAPRLFAPDMLWNMAFGQRKGPLSGPPLSHAEREAAGLA from the coding sequence ATGTCTGAAAGACCCAGCAATCGCCACCGTAGCGCCATAGTCATCGGCGGCAGCACAACCGGCATGCTCGCCGCCTCCGTGCTCTCGACCCGCTTCGACGAGGTCACCGTCATCGAGAGCGACAAACTTCCAGCAGGCGTCGAGCACCGCAAAGGCCTCCCCCAGGCCCACCACGCCCACCTGCTCTGGTCCGGCGGGGTGGCCGCCCTCGAGGAACTCCTGCCCACCATCACGGACATCCTCGTGGCCCGGGGTGCCAGGCTCGTCAACGTGATGACGGACCTGGTGAGCAAGGCGCCCTCAGGTCAGTGGTTCCGCAGATTCAACAACTCCCGGCACCACATGATCACCTGCAGTCGCGATCTGCTGGATGCCGCCATTCGTGACCACGTCCTGCCGAAGCCGCGCATCACGCTCATCGAGGGCACCAGAGTCCACGGCCTGACCGGCGAGAAGAACCACATCTCCGGCGTTCGCCTGTCCGCCGACAGCGGCATGAGCACCCTCGGCGCAGACCTTGTCATCGACGCCGGCGGCCGCGGTTCACAGGCCCACAAGTGGCTGCGGGACCTCGGCCATCCGCCGGTCGTCGAGCGGGAGGTGGACGCCGGAGTCGTCTATGCGAGCCGCCTGTACCGAGCGCCCGGCACGACGGCAGAACTGCCCTACCCCATCGTCAACGTCCAGGCCGACCCTCGCAGTGCGCCGGGCAGGGGCGGCGTCATCGTGCCCATCGAAGGGGGACGCTGGATGGTGACCCTCTCCGGCACCCGCGGCGGTGAGCCGACGGACGCCCCGGACGAATTCCTCGAGTTCGCGCTGACCGGTCTGCAGGACCCCATCATCGGACAGTTGCTCCGCGGGGCCACCCCGATCACCGACCCCGTCACCACGCGCAGCACCCGCAACCGTCGTCGCTACTACGAGGACAGCCCCGGCTGGCCCGAGGGATTCGCCGTACTCGGTGACGCGATCGCCGGGTACAACCCGGTCTACGGGCACGGGCTGACCGTGGCGGCCCAGTCCGTGATCGCGATGCGGAAGGTACTGGACCGGCACGGCCCGGTCTCACAGGGCAACGGCCGTCGCATCCAGCGAGCCGCCGCGCGGCCCGTGGCGAACGCCTGGAACCTTGCCGTCGGCCAGGACGCCTACTACCCCGGTGCGGCCCCCAACCCTCCCACCGCGATCGAACGCGCACTCTCGGCCTACGTCGACCGGGCAGTGGCCGCCGGGGCCGAGAACCCACACGCCCTGCGCGCTCTGCTGGACGTGATGAGCCTCAAGACACCCGCCCCCCGCCTCTTCGCCCCGGACATGCTGTGGAACATGGCCTTCGGGCAGCGCAAGGGCCCTTTGAGCGGGCCTCCGTTGAGCCACGCGGAACGGGAGGCGGCGGGACTCGCTTAG
- a CDS encoding helix-turn-helix domain-containing protein, protein MPGGRLTQQERQQIALGLADGLAYAEIARRLDRPTSTITREVMRNGGPTAYRADLAHRATERRAHRRRRTTPRDSNTPAQAHGRDADAVREYEEAFTTLLMQQGLPKMMSRVLTCLYTTDDGSLTASELVRRLQVSPASISKAITFLESQGLIRRERDERRRERYLVDNDVFYESMIAAARSNAQLAETARQGVGVLGPGTPAAVRLENIARFVDFVSESLTRAAEQARDVLYTKPETD, encoded by the coding sequence ATGCCGGGAGGCAGACTCACCCAGCAGGAACGCCAGCAGATCGCGCTGGGACTGGCCGACGGCCTCGCCTACGCGGAGATCGCCAGACGCCTGGACCGCCCGACCTCGACCATCACACGCGAGGTCATGCGCAACGGCGGCCCCACCGCCTACCGCGCCGACCTGGCCCACCGCGCCACCGAACGCCGCGCCCACCGCCGCAGGCGGACCACGCCCCGGGACTCGAACACCCCCGCGCAGGCCCATGGACGCGACGCCGACGCAGTGCGCGAGTACGAGGAGGCGTTCACCACCCTCCTCATGCAACAGGGCCTGCCCAAAATGATGTCCCGGGTGCTGACCTGCCTCTACACCACCGACGACGGCAGCCTCACCGCGTCCGAACTCGTCCGACGCCTCCAGGTCAGCCCGGCGTCCATCTCCAAGGCGATCACGTTCCTCGAAAGCCAGGGCCTCATCCGCCGGGAACGCGACGAACGCCGCCGCGAGCGCTACCTCGTCGACAACGACGTCTTCTACGAGTCGATGATCGCCGCCGCCCGATCCAACGCCCAACTCGCCGAGACCGCACGGCAGGGCGTCGGCGTCCTGGGCCCCGGCACCCCGGCCGCCGTACGCCTGGAGAACATCGCCCGCTTCGTCGACTTCGTCTCCGAGAGCCTCACCCGCGCCGCGGAACAGGCCCGCGACGTCCTCTACACAAAACCCGAAACCGATTGA
- a CDS encoding DUF4097 domain-containing protein, producing MQKYDTPAPVSVVLDIPAGRIRFIAADRADTTVEVLPVDAAKSRDVKAAEQIEVVFGDGVLRVEAPAAKNRVLGNSGSVEVTVQLPAGSRIEGKAACAELRGVGRLGDIVFEGAYRQIKIDEAASVRLTAIDGDVEVGRLGGPAEISTARGDIRIAEAVRGTVVLRTQSGSISVGAAAGVSAALDAGTGHGRISNALKNDGSAELDIRATTSHGDITARSL from the coding sequence ATGCAGAAGTACGACACCCCCGCCCCGGTCTCCGTCGTCCTCGACATCCCCGCGGGGCGTATCCGGTTCATCGCCGCCGACCGGGCCGACACCACCGTCGAGGTCCTGCCCGTGGATGCCGCCAAGAGCCGTGATGTGAAGGCGGCCGAGCAGATCGAGGTCGTATTCGGCGACGGCGTCCTGCGGGTCGAGGCGCCGGCTGCGAAGAACCGGGTCCTCGGCAACTCCGGGTCCGTCGAGGTGACCGTTCAGCTGCCCGCCGGCTCCCGCATCGAGGGCAAGGCCGCCTGCGCCGAGTTGCGCGGCGTCGGGCGCCTCGGCGACATCGTCTTCGAAGGCGCGTACCGGCAGATCAAGATCGACGAAGCCGCGAGCGTCCGCCTCACCGCGATCGACGGCGACGTCGAGGTCGGGCGGCTGGGCGGGCCCGCGGAGATCAGCACCGCACGGGGTGACATCCGGATCGCCGAGGCCGTGCGGGGCACGGTGGTGCTCCGTACCCAGTCCGGCAGCATCTCGGTCGGCGCCGCCGCCGGCGTCTCGGCCGCCCTGGACGCCGGCACCGGCCACGGCCGCATCAGCAACGCCCTCAAGAACGACGGCAGCGCCGAACTCGACATCCGCGCCACCACCTCCCACGGCGACATCACCGCCCGCAGCCTGTAA
- a CDS encoding ATP-binding cassette domain-containing protein: protein MTDLAIVANGLRKSYGDKVVLDGVDLAVPEGTIFSLLGPNGAGKTTAVKILSTLVSPGPASGQIRVGGHDLAADPQAVRAAIGVTGQFSAVDGLITGEENMLLMADLHHLSKREGRRITAELLERFDLTEAAKKPASTYSGGMKRRLDIAMTLVGTPRIIFLDEPTTGLDPRSRHTMWQIIRELVTGGVTVCLTTQYLEEADELADRIAVLDDGRIAAEGTAEELKRIVPGGHVRLRFTDPAAYQSAAGALRAASRDDESLTLRIPSDGSQRELRTVLDRLDSAGVETDELTVHTPDLDDVFFALTGGGVPNQPKEAVR, encoded by the coding sequence ATGACCGACCTGGCCATCGTGGCGAACGGGTTGCGCAAGTCGTACGGCGACAAGGTCGTGCTCGACGGCGTCGACCTGGCCGTCCCGGAAGGAACGATCTTTTCTCTGCTCGGTCCGAACGGCGCCGGCAAGACCACCGCCGTGAAGATCCTCTCAACCCTCGTCTCCCCCGGCCCCGCCAGTGGACAGATCCGCGTCGGCGGCCACGACCTCGCCGCCGACCCCCAGGCCGTGCGCGCCGCGATCGGCGTCACCGGGCAGTTCTCCGCCGTCGACGGGCTGATCACCGGCGAGGAGAACATGCTCCTCATGGCGGACCTGCATCACCTGTCGAAGCGTGAAGGGCGGCGGATCACCGCCGAGTTGCTGGAGCGCTTCGACCTCACCGAGGCCGCGAAGAAGCCCGCCTCCACCTACTCCGGCGGCATGAAGCGCCGCCTCGACATCGCCATGACCCTGGTCGGCACCCCGCGGATCATCTTCCTCGACGAGCCGACCACCGGCCTCGACCCGCGTTCCCGGCACACCATGTGGCAGATCATCCGCGAACTCGTCACGGGCGGCGTCACCGTCTGTCTCACCACCCAGTACCTGGAGGAGGCCGACGAACTCGCCGACCGCATCGCCGTGCTCGACGACGGCAGGATCGCCGCTGAGGGCACCGCCGAGGAGCTGAAGCGGATCGTCCCCGGCGGACACGTCCGGCTCCGCTTCACCGACCCGGCCGCCTACCAGAGCGCCGCCGGAGCGCTGCGCGCGGCCTCCCGGGACGACGAGTCGCTCACCCTGCGGATCCCGAGCGACGGCAGCCAGCGCGAGCTGCGCACCGTACTCGACCGGCTGGACTCGGCCGGCGTCGAGACCGACGAGCTGACCGTGCACACCCCCGATCTCGACGACGTCTTCTTCGCCCTGACCGGGGGCGGCGTCCCCAACCAGCCCAAGGAGGCTGTCCGATGA
- a CDS encoding ABC transporter permease: MSSPLAPARPTRISLAVRDSSTMLRRNLLHARRYPSLTLNLLLTPIMLLLLFVYIFGDTMSAGIGGGGPDRSEYIAYIVPGLLLMTIGSTTIGTAVSVSNDMTEGIIARFRTMAIHRGSVLVGHVVGSVLQSVTSVVLVGAVAVAIGFRSTDATVLEWLAAFGLLVLFATALTWIAVGMGLVSPNAEAASNNAMPLILLPLLSSAFVPLHSMPGWFQPIAEYQPFTPAIETLRGLLLGTGIGNNGWLAVAWCLGLAVLGYFWSTSKFNDDPKQPS; the protein is encoded by the coding sequence ATGAGCTCCCCCCTGGCTCCCGCCCGCCCGACCCGGATCTCTCTCGCCGTACGCGACTCCTCCACGATGCTGCGCCGCAACCTCCTGCACGCCCGGCGCTATCCGTCCCTCACGCTGAACCTGCTGCTCACCCCGATCATGCTGTTGCTGCTCTTCGTCTACATCTTCGGCGACACCATGAGCGCGGGCATCGGCGGCGGGGGTCCGGACCGCTCCGAGTACATCGCCTACATCGTCCCGGGGCTCCTGCTGATGACCATCGGCAGCACCACGATCGGGACGGCGGTCTCCGTCTCCAACGACATGACCGAGGGCATCATCGCCCGCTTCCGCACGATGGCGATCCACCGCGGTTCGGTGCTCGTCGGGCATGTCGTCGGCAGTGTGCTGCAGTCGGTCACGAGCGTGGTCCTCGTGGGCGCGGTCGCCGTGGCCATCGGCTTCCGCTCCACCGATGCCACCGTGCTGGAGTGGCTCGCGGCGTTCGGGCTGCTCGTGCTGTTCGCCACGGCGCTCACCTGGATCGCGGTCGGCATGGGACTGGTCAGCCCGAACGCCGAGGCCGCCAGCAACAACGCCATGCCCCTGATCCTGCTGCCGCTCCTGTCCAGCGCCTTCGTCCCCCTGCACTCGATGCCGGGCTGGTTCCAGCCGATCGCCGAGTACCAGCCGTTCACACCCGCCATCGAGACGCTGCGCGGTCTGCTGCTCGGCACCGGGATCGGCAACAACGGGTGGCTCGCGGTCGCCTGGTGCCTGGGGCTCGCGGTGCTCGGCTACTTCTGGTCGACTTCCAAGTTCAACGACGACCCGAAACAGCCGTCATGA
- a CDS encoding glycosyltransferase family 4 protein: MKRTLTRQANWFFAYTAGGADHVAAQGFPRDRITVVQNSTDTTALAEARKQVTDEQVAEFSSRHGLVPGRTGLYLGRLHTTKRLPFLLEAVTHIVKRMPDFKLLVAGDGACRSLIEAAAERGEGVVYVGPVHDERRALLGAASQLMLMPGLVGLCAVDSFALGTPLVTTAWPYHSPEFEYLEHGRNSMTVEGGPEEYAKAVVHTLSTPRLMARLKDACASDTDRYTVEAMSARFTEGVAGLLETRPPIISGG, from the coding sequence GTGAAGCGTACCCTGACCCGGCAGGCGAACTGGTTCTTCGCCTATACAGCGGGTGGCGCCGACCACGTGGCTGCACAGGGATTTCCGCGCGACCGCATCACCGTGGTACAGAATTCCACGGACACCACGGCCCTGGCAGAGGCCCGCAAGCAGGTCACGGATGAGCAGGTTGCCGAGTTCTCCTCCCGGCATGGGTTGGTACCCGGGCGTACCGGGCTCTACCTCGGGCGCCTTCATACCACCAAGCGGCTCCCATTTCTCTTGGAAGCGGTTACTCACATCGTCAAGCGGATGCCCGATTTCAAGCTTCTCGTTGCGGGTGACGGCGCTTGCCGGTCATTGATCGAGGCCGCGGCCGAGCGCGGAGAGGGAGTGGTGTACGTGGGCCCCGTCCACGACGAGCGGCGTGCGCTGCTGGGGGCCGCATCACAGCTCATGCTCATGCCTGGGCTGGTTGGGCTCTGCGCGGTTGATTCGTTCGCACTGGGCACCCCTTTGGTGACGACCGCCTGGCCCTATCACAGCCCGGAATTCGAGTACTTGGAGCATGGTCGCAACTCCATGACGGTTGAGGGTGGTCCGGAGGAGTATGCGAAAGCGGTGGTCCACACCCTGTCCACCCCCAGGCTGATGGCTCGCCTCAAGGATGCCTGCGCGTCGGATACCGACAGATACACAGTGGAAGCAATGAGCGCCCGATTCACCGAAGGTGTGGCGGGGTTGTTGGAGACGCGCCCTCCCATCATTTCAGGCGGCTGA
- a CDS encoding glycosyltransferase — protein MQVGIVVPTLGDRPELLTVCLRSLMAQTCSAVRLVVVSTPVAVEEVTRCVPADVPVLAQDGSGIVDAVMTGWRHFGDSVDVLGWLGDDDRLPSGSVALALRTLERHPEAAMAYGQVRYIDIDGKAIRWVRPGRVGSWWLYLGHNMVLQPGCLYRRSAVEAVGGLDGSLSLAFDVDLHRRLARQGSLRYVATVLGEARSHPGSLTVQRRAESRREMDLALSRQMPAWLRRSRGLWRPTAAFLVRVTAKVVSQPLTTG, from the coding sequence ATGCAGGTCGGTATCGTGGTGCCCACGCTCGGTGATCGTCCCGAGCTCCTCACGGTATGTCTGCGGTCGCTCATGGCCCAGACCTGCTCCGCAGTGCGCCTCGTCGTGGTGTCGACTCCCGTCGCGGTGGAAGAGGTGACGCGATGCGTACCCGCGGACGTGCCCGTACTCGCACAGGACGGGTCCGGAATCGTCGATGCCGTGATGACCGGATGGAGGCACTTCGGCGACAGCGTGGACGTACTGGGCTGGCTCGGCGACGACGACCGCCTGCCGTCCGGGTCGGTCGCCCTGGCGCTGCGTACTCTCGAACGCCACCCCGAAGCAGCCATGGCCTACGGCCAGGTCCGCTACATCGACATCGACGGAAAGGCCATCAGGTGGGTACGGCCGGGGCGGGTGGGCTCGTGGTGGTTGTATCTGGGGCACAACATGGTGCTTCAGCCCGGCTGCCTGTACCGGCGCTCCGCCGTGGAGGCCGTCGGAGGACTGGACGGCAGCCTTTCGCTGGCGTTCGACGTCGATCTGCATCGTAGGCTGGCCCGGCAAGGTTCACTGCGGTACGTCGCCACGGTCCTCGGTGAAGCCCGATCGCACCCGGGTTCACTGACGGTCCAAAGACGAGCGGAGTCCCGCCGGGAAATGGACCTCGCTCTCAGCCGTCAGATGCCGGCCTGGCTGCGCCGGTCGAGGGGGCTGTGGCGGCCGACGGCCGCCTTCTTGGTCCGCGTCACGGCCAAAGTCGTCAGCCAGCCGCTCACAACGGGGTGA
- a CDS encoding glycosyltransferase — MPSTLKSILIAVPTTGARSVRPLLHELVQQARALESDGTHTVSVVLLDNSTTGSASARAAADACGIECMRVARKGFAQVRNAALDTARTYAALVFIDDDEQPVPGWLHALVATAEADDADVVIGPVAVRLPPGAPRWLDEGRLIREVRTQQDGPLQGFGQSGNTLVRMSVVHRTQLRFDSAFDETGGEDAVFFNELVRQGARLFFTRAAMVWETPDPERLTPTGVVRRAYRAGRTSVVVEAAIEDLSAPRRAVRRAGKGARGLCRVLSGTVTARPVSCMRGLQDIAFVGGWALALVTSAGRRAVTGRQ; from the coding sequence ATGCCCAGCACGCTGAAGAGCATTCTCATCGCCGTACCGACGACAGGGGCCCGATCGGTACGGCCCCTGCTCCATGAGCTTGTCCAACAGGCCCGCGCTCTGGAGAGCGACGGCACACATACGGTGTCGGTGGTGCTCCTGGACAACTCGACGACCGGCTCGGCGTCCGCTCGTGCGGCTGCCGACGCCTGCGGCATCGAGTGCATGAGGGTGGCGAGGAAGGGGTTCGCCCAGGTCCGCAACGCGGCGTTGGACACCGCCCGCACCTACGCCGCGCTGGTGTTCATCGACGACGACGAGCAGCCGGTTCCCGGCTGGCTGCACGCCCTCGTCGCCACTGCCGAGGCCGACGACGCCGATGTCGTCATCGGTCCCGTCGCGGTGCGTCTGCCGCCCGGGGCGCCGCGTTGGCTGGACGAGGGACGGCTGATCCGCGAGGTGCGGACGCAGCAGGACGGCCCCCTGCAGGGATTCGGCCAGTCCGGCAACACACTTGTGCGCATGTCGGTGGTCCACCGTACGCAACTGCGCTTCGACTCCGCCTTCGACGAGACCGGCGGCGAGGACGCGGTGTTCTTCAACGAGCTCGTCCGGCAAGGGGCGCGGCTGTTCTTCACCCGTGCCGCCATGGTGTGGGAAACACCCGACCCGGAAAGGCTGACGCCCACCGGAGTGGTGCGCCGTGCCTATCGCGCGGGACGTACCTCCGTCGTCGTCGAGGCCGCGATCGAAGACCTCTCGGCGCCGCGTCGCGCCGTCCGCAGGGCGGGCAAGGGCGCGCGGGGCCTGTGCCGGGTCCTGTCGGGTACGGTCACGGCCCGCCCCGTGTCCTGCATGCGGGGCCTGCAGGACATCGCCTTCGTGGGCGGCTGGGCGCTGGCCCTGGTCACCTCGGCCGGGCGACGCGCGGTCACCGGTCGGCAGTGA
- a CDS encoding GDP-L-fucose synthase family protein: MDRHAKIYVAGHTGMVGAAIVRHLRAGGHENLLLVTRGELDLTDQRAVRAFMVSERPRYVIDSAARVGGIQANINHPAEFLYENLQIQNNLIWAAKEAAVETFLFLGSSCIYPRMCAQPMREEHLMEGKPEPTNEAYAYAKIAGMKLCEYIHAQYGMNFISCMPSNIYGQNDNFDPETSHVIPSLLHRVHQAKATGRPEVVIWGTGATRREFLYVDDLADAVVWLLGSYTQRQFLNVGTGEDVSIRELAELVRDVVGYEGSLRFDATKPEGMPRKLLDVSRLHAAGWRHRTGLAEGLTRTYDWYLDRYAGTASLERRTVTADR; this comes from the coding sequence ATGGACCGGCACGCGAAGATCTATGTCGCCGGCCACACCGGGATGGTGGGCGCGGCGATCGTACGGCACTTGAGAGCCGGCGGGCATGAGAACCTGCTCCTCGTCACACGCGGCGAGCTCGACCTCACCGACCAACGCGCCGTACGCGCCTTCATGGTGAGTGAGCGGCCCCGGTACGTCATCGACAGTGCGGCCCGGGTCGGCGGCATCCAGGCGAACATCAACCATCCGGCCGAGTTCCTGTACGAGAACCTCCAGATCCAGAACAACCTGATCTGGGCGGCCAAAGAAGCAGCCGTGGAGACGTTCCTCTTCCTCGGCAGTTCCTGCATCTACCCCCGTATGTGCGCGCAGCCCATGCGGGAGGAGCACCTCATGGAGGGAAAGCCGGAACCCACCAACGAGGCCTACGCCTACGCGAAGATCGCCGGAATGAAGCTGTGCGAGTACATCCACGCCCAGTACGGCATGAACTTCATCTCCTGCATGCCGTCGAACATCTACGGCCAGAACGACAACTTCGATCCCGAGACCTCCCATGTGATCCCCTCGCTCCTGCACCGGGTCCACCAGGCCAAGGCGACGGGCCGGCCCGAGGTCGTGATCTGGGGGACGGGGGCGACGCGACGCGAGTTCCTGTACGTGGACGACCTGGCCGACGCCGTCGTCTGGCTCCTGGGCAGCTATACGCAGCGCCAGTTCCTGAACGTGGGAACGGGCGAGGACGTCTCGATCCGCGAGTTGGCCGAACTCGTCCGCGACGTGGTCGGCTACGAGGGATCGCTGCGCTTCGACGCCACCAAGCCCGAAGGCATGCCGAGGAAACTGCTGGACGTCAGCCGGCTGCACGCGGCCGGGTGGCGCCACCGCACCGGGCTCGCCGAAGGGCTCACACGCACCTACGACTGGTACCTGGACCGGTATGCGGGCACGGCGTCGCTGGAGCGCCGTACCGTCACTGCCGACCGGTGA
- a CDS encoding DegT/DnrJ/EryC1/StrS family aminotransferase — MIKLIKSSFHREADTKRALADFVLSHDVFSMTEQCAAFETAFAAKQERAHAVFVANGSAANLLLIQALLNQGTLRRGDRVGFSALTWPTNVMPLIQLGLEPVALDCELDTLNVSPETFEAHISQCKALWLTNVLGFCDDLVALRSRCEERGVLLLEDNCEALGSRMHGTLLGNFGAASTFSFFVGHHLSTIEGGMVCTDDEELYHQLLVARAHGWDRSLPATARAALRAEAGVDDFYAKYTFYDLAYNVRPTEINGFIGNQQIRYWDEIVQRRASNFALFHAAMTGNDDFHQLDVSHMDCVSNFAMPVVCRTPQLAEKYRAAFEAADVEIRPVIAGDVTQQPFYRKYVKDDAGRPHARLVHTAGFYFGNNPELTDDELATLRELLRG; from the coding sequence ATGATCAAGCTGATCAAGTCCAGCTTCCACCGCGAGGCGGACACCAAGCGAGCCCTGGCCGACTTCGTCCTCAGTCATGACGTGTTCAGCATGACCGAACAGTGCGCGGCATTCGAGACGGCCTTCGCCGCGAAGCAGGAGCGGGCGCACGCGGTGTTCGTCGCGAACGGAAGCGCGGCCAATCTGCTCCTCATCCAGGCACTGCTGAATCAGGGCACGCTGCGACGCGGCGACCGGGTCGGCTTCTCCGCCCTGACCTGGCCGACGAACGTCATGCCCCTGATCCAACTCGGCCTGGAACCGGTGGCGTTGGACTGCGAACTGGACACCCTGAACGTGTCGCCCGAGACGTTCGAAGCCCACATCTCACAGTGCAAGGCGTTGTGGCTGACGAACGTCCTGGGGTTCTGCGACGACCTCGTGGCGCTCAGGTCGAGGTGCGAGGAGCGCGGAGTCCTCCTGCTCGAGGACAACTGCGAGGCGCTGGGCTCGCGCATGCACGGCACACTGCTCGGCAACTTCGGGGCGGCATCGACCTTCTCGTTCTTCGTCGGCCACCACCTGTCCACCATCGAGGGCGGGATGGTGTGCACCGACGACGAGGAGCTGTACCACCAGCTGCTGGTCGCGCGGGCGCACGGTTGGGACCGCAGCCTGCCCGCCACGGCACGGGCCGCGCTGCGGGCCGAGGCGGGTGTGGACGACTTCTACGCCAAGTACACGTTCTACGACCTCGCCTACAACGTCCGGCCGACCGAGATCAACGGCTTCATCGGCAATCAGCAGATCCGCTACTGGGACGAGATCGTTCAGCGCCGCGCGTCCAACTTCGCTCTCTTCCACGCGGCGATGACCGGCAACGACGACTTCCATCAGCTGGACGTGAGCCACATGGACTGTGTCTCCAACTTCGCGATGCCCGTCGTGTGCCGCACACCGCAGCTGGCGGAGAAGTACCGTGCCGCGTTCGAAGCCGCCGACGTGGAGATCCGCCCGGTCATCGCGGGGGACGTCACGCAACAGCCGTTCTACCGCAAGTACGTCAAGGACGACGCCGGACGGCCCCATGCGCGTCTCGTGCACACAGCCGGCTTCTACTTCGGCAACAACCCCGAGCTGACCGACGATGAACTGGCCACCCTGCGCGAGCTGCTGCGCGGCTGA